The genomic segment AGTGCCGTCCCCGAAGGGCCGTCCACCGAGTTCCTCCCGCCCGTGGGGTGTGGCCCACAGCGACAGGTCCGGCCCCTTGGGCACGATGCGGGTCGGGTTGATCTCCCCGTGCACCTGGTAGTAGTGCCGCTTGATGTGGTCGAAGTCGACCGTGTCGCCGAACCCCGGCGTCTGGAACAGATCGCGCGCGTACGCCCACAGCACGGGCAGCTCGGTCAGCTTGTTGCGGTTGCACTTGAAGTGACCGTGGTAGACGGCGTCGAACCGGACGAGCGTGGTGAACAGCCGGATGTCCGCCTCCGTGATCGTGTCACCCACCAGGTAACGCTGGGTGGCCAGCCGCTCCGACAGCGCGTCGAGGCGCGCGAACAGGCGGTCGTACGCCTCCTCGTACGCCTCCTGCTTCGTGGCGAACCCCGCCTCGTACACGGCCGCGTTGACATCGGCGTGGACGACAGCGTTCACCTCGTCGATCTCCGCCCGCAGCGGCTCCGGGTAGAGGTCCGGAGCACCGGGACGTTGGTGAGCGGTCCACTCCGTCGACAGATCGAGCGTGATCTGCGGGTAGTCGTTGGTCACGACCTTCCCACTGGGTATGTCCACGATCGCGGGGACGCTGATGCCGCCCGAGTAGCCCGGATCGGCCTTGGCGTACGCCTCGCCGAGAAAACGAATACCGAGCACGGGGTCACGGCCGTCGGGATCCAGAGTGAACCGCCAACTGCGTTCGTCCTGGATCGGGTCGGCCACCGCGACCGACAGCGCGTGCTCCAGCCCGAGAAGCCGGCGCACCACGAGCGCGCGGCTGGCCCACGGGCACGCACGACTGACGACGAGGCGGTAACGGCCCGCCTCGACCGGCCAGCCGTCACGGCCGTCGGCGGTGATGCGGGAGGCGAAGTGATTGGGAGCGCGGTGGTACTGCCCGGTCTCCGGGTCGGTCTCGATGCCCATGGGGTCGACGCTAGTACGCCGGGCACGACGAAACGGGGCAGTAGATGAAACCGATGCCGGTGACCGACTCCATGTTCCTCGCGCTCGACACCCGGGAGCACCCCATGCACGTCGGGGGCCTCGCACTGTTCACCCCGCCCCCTGACGCGGGCGACGACTACCTGCGGCTGCTGCGCGAGGACCTGCTCACCAACTCCGATGTCCGCGACGTGTTCCGCCTCCGGCCCGCCACCCCGCTGCACAGCCTGGGTTACCTGTCGTGGACCGAGGACACCAACCTCGAACTCGACTACCACTTCCGGCACTCCGCGCTCCCGAGCCCCGGACGCATCCGCGAGCTGCTCGAACTGACGTCGCGCTGGCACAGCACACCTCTCGACCGGCACCGGCCGCTGTGGGAGGTCCACCTCGTCGAAGGCCTCGCCGACGGCCGGTTCGCGTTCTACAACAAGATCCACCACGCGCTGATGGACGGCGTGTCCGCGCTGCGCCACCTCCAGAGCGTGCTCACCGACGACCCGGCCGCGCGCGACTGCCCGCCCCCGTGGGGCACGCGGCGGCCACCGCGCGACCGCGTCCGCCCCAGTCCTCGTCCGCTCGCGCTCCTGCGTGCCGGCGGCCGGGTGCTCGGCGATCTCGCCGGCCTGGCGCCCGTGACCGCCCGCGTGGCGAGCGAGGCGTTCCGCGAACACCGCCTCACCCTCCCCCTGCAGGCGCCGAGAACGATGTTCAACGTCGCCGTGGGCGGTGCCCGGCGGTTCGCCGCGCAGTCGTGGGAGTGGGAACGGCTCGGAGCCGTCGCCCACGCGGCGGGTGTCCCCCGCAACGACGTGGTGCTCGCGATGTGCTCGGCCGCGCTGCGCACGTACCTGCTCGACCGCGACGCCCTGCCGGACACCTCGCTGGTGGCGATGGTGCCCGTGTCCCTGCGTCCCCGTGCCGGTGGTGAGACGTCGGGCAACCGCGTCGGCGCGCTGCTGTGCGACCTCGGCACCACCATCGCCGACCCCGCCGACCGGCTCGCCGTGATCCACCGCGCCATGGCCGACGGCAAACAGCTCTTCGGCGACCTGTCGCCGCTGCAGGCACTGGCGCTGTCGGCGCTGAACGTCGCCCCGTTCGCCGTGGCGCCCCTGCCCGGAGTCGTCACGCACACGCGCCCGGCGTTCAACGTCGTGATCTCCAACGTGCCGGGGCCGCGCACCCGGCTGTACTGGAACGGCGCCCGCCTCGACGGTCTGTACCCGGCATCGGTGCTGCTGGACGGGCTGGCCCTCAACATCACCACCGTCACCAGCGGCGACACCCTGGACGTCGGCATCACGGGCTGCCGCCGCAGCGTGCCGCACCTCCAACGCCTCCTGACCCACCTGGAGGACGGCCTGAACGCCCTCGAACGCGCCGTGCTGTAACCCCACCCCGTGTCCGCACTTCCCGCACGCGTGTCCGCACTTCTCGTACGCGTGTCCGCACCGTGCGACGCGAACACACGTACGCAGGGCGCGGACACGACGACAACTGCCAAAGAAGTGTTTGACGGTTGGTGCGATTCGTGCCACAGTGCGCCGTATGACGGACGGCTCCTCGCTCGACGACCTGCGCGTTCTGGCGCATCCGGTGCGGCTTCGCATCCTGTCCCTGCTCACCGGCGTGGCCATGAGCGCCGCCGAGATCGCCCGAGAGATCGGCGAGACCCAGGCCAACGTCAGCTACCACCTCCGCCGCCTGCACGCCGCAGGCCTCCTCGACGTCGAGGCGGAGGTCCGCATCCGCGGCGGCCGGGCCAAGCGCTACCGCCACTGTCCGGAGAGTGGGCCGGACTTCACCGAACGCACCCGGGACGAGGAGCGGGTGTTCATCACCGCCATGGCGCGGGAACTGCACCGCAGGTCCGACGCGCTGGACACGAGCGAGCGAGGCAGCCTGACCGACGCCGAACTGTGGGTCGACGAGCAGACGTGGCGACGCGCGGTCGAGAAGGCCCACGAGATCGCGAAAGAGCTGCACGACGCGGCGAAGGCTCCCCGCGCCCCCGGTACTCGCCACGTCAACGCCACCGTCGCGCTGTTCCCGATGGCCGACCAGTGAGCGCGCCGCTGCGAGCTCCGCTGGGTCACACCGCCTTCCGCAACCTGTTCCTGGGCAGGACCGCCGCCGAGACCGCGAACGCCGTCGCTCCCGTCGCACTCGCGTTCGCGGTGCTGGACCTCACCGGTTCCGCGGCGATGCTGGGACTCGTCGTCGCCGCCCGCTCGGTGGCGAACGTGGTGCTGGTGCTCTTCGGCGGTGTCCTCGCCGACCGCCTGCCCCGCGCGGTGATCCTGCAGGGCACCGAACTGGGGGCGGCGGCCAGCCAGGCGCTGCTCGCGGCGGCGGTGCTCGGGGAGTTCGCGACGGTACCCCTGCTGCTCGTGCTCAGCGTGGTGAACGGCGCGCTCGCCGCGATGTCGCTGCCCGCCGCCGCCTCTTCCACCCCGCAGACCGTTCCCTCCGGCCTGCTGACCCAGGCCAACGCGCTGGTCCGGGTCGGAGCCAACACCGGCCGGATCACCGGGGCGGCCGCCGGGGGCGCCGTGGTCGGGGTGTCCGGCCCCGGCTGGGCGATGGGGGCCAACACCGTTCTCTTCCTCCTGGCCGCGCTGAGCTATCGCGGTGTTCGCGTCGGCGCCACCCGACCGGACCGGACGTCGACGCCGCTGGCCGAGCTGAAGGCGGGCTGGCGGGAGTTCGTCTCGCGGCGCTGGGTCTGGCTCGTGGCGACGCAATTCATGATCGTCAACGCCGTCCTCGCCGGGTGTGTGGCGGTCCTCGGGCCGGTGGTCGCGGACCAGACCATCGGCCGTGCGGCCTGGGGTGTCGTCATGGCCGCGAACATGGCCGGGGCGCTCGTCGGAGGCATCGTCGCCGCGCGGCTGCGGCCTCGGCGTGCCCTCGCCGTGGGGGTCGCCCTCATCGCGGTCGAGGCCGTTCCCCTGGTGGTTCTCGCGCAATCTCCGAACCTCGTGCTGCTGGTCGCGGCGATGTTCGCGGCCGGGATCGCCGTCGAGCAGTTCGTGGTGTCCTGGGACCTGTCGCTGCAGGAGAACATCGACGAGAACGTCCTCGCTCGGGTGTATTCCTACGACATGCTCGCCGGGTTCGTCGCGCTCCCCTTGGGGCAGGTGGCGGCCGGGCCGCTCGCCGAGCGGTTCGGCGAGCAGGCCACGTTGATCGGCGGCGCCGTCCTCCTCGTGCTGACCACGGGCCTCGCGCTCCTCAGCCGTGACGTGCGGTCACTGGAGCGCCGGGTCAGCCCCGAAGACCCGCCGGTCGATCGGTCGGCCACGGGTTGATCTCCTCGACCAACCTCGCCACCGCCAGCACGAGGTCGTCGGAGTGACGCGGCCCCACGATCTGCAACCCCACGGGCAGGCGGTCCGACGTGAAGCCCGCGGGCACGGTGATCGCGGGCTGCTGGGTGAGGTTGAACGGGTACGTGAAGCGCGTCCACTGCGGCCAGCTCTCGTAGCCGCTGCCCGGCGGCACGTCGTGCCCCACCTCGAAGGGTTTGATCGGCATCGTGGGCGTGATCAGCAGGTCGTAGCGCGTGTGGAACTCTCCCATGTGGATGCCCAGCGTGGCCCGTTCGGCGGTCGCGTCGAGGTAGTCGCTCGCGGAGTAGGTGCGTCCCCGTGCCCACACCTCGCGCAGACCCGGGTCGACGCGGTCCTCGGAGTCCGGGGGGAACGAGTCGAGCCATTTCGCGGCTCCCGTCGACCACAGCACCTCGAACGCGTCGGCCGGGTCGGTGAAACCGGGGTCGGCGTCCTCGACCGTCAGTCCGGCCTCACTCAGCTTCGCGACGACCGACACCACGATCTGCGCGATCTCCGGGTCGACGTCGACGTAGCCGAGGTCGGCCGAGTACGCCACGCGCAGGCCGCGCACGTCGCGACGCACCGCCTCGCGGTAGGTGCCGGGTGGGGGCGGCAGCGCGGCCGGGTCGCGGTGGTCGGGTGCGGCGAGCACGTCGAGCAGCAGCGCCACGTCGTCCACGGAGCGGGCCATCGGTCCCGCGTGCGCGAGGGCACCGAAAGGACTCGCCGGGTACAGCGGGATGCGGCCTCCGGTGGGTTTGAAGCCGACGACGCCGCAGAACGACGCGGGAATGCGCACCGATCCACCTCCGTCGGTGCCGACGGACAGCTCGCCCATGCCGGTCGCGAGCGCCACGGCACTTCCGCCGCTCGACCCGCCGGGCGTCAACGCGGGGTTCCACGGATTGCGCGTGATGCCGTCGAGCGGGCTGTCGGTCACGGCCTTCCATCCCAGTTCCGGGGTGGTGGTCTTGCCGAGCAGCACCAGACCGTGCTCGCGCATGCGCGCGGTGACGGGGCTGTCGACCTGCCACGCCTGGTCGCGGTCGATGCACAGCGAGCCGCGCAGCGTGGGCCAGCCCTGGGTGAGGAACAGGTCCTTGAGCGACGACGGGACACCGTCTAGCCAGCCGATCGGGTTGCCCTGGAGCCACCGTTCCTCGGAGCTGCGGGCAGCGTCGAGCGCGACCTCGGGATCGACGAGCGTGAAGGCGCGGTAGTCGGTGTCGCGTTCGGCGATCACGTCGAGGGAGGCGCGAGTGGCCTCCACAGGTGACAGTTCCCGGGACGAGTAGGCCGCGACGAGTTCGCTCGCGGTCAGCATCGACATGCTCGACATGACTCTCCTCGTCCTCGTCGGCGACGGCGCCTCAGCTCATCGAGGGTACATAGCCGAGGCGCTTGTCGACGACGTTGCGCAGCGGTCTGCCCTCGCACCACCGAGCGAAGTTGTCGGCGAAGACCTCGACGAGCGCGTCCCGCCAGCCCACGACGTCGCCGGACATGTGCGCGGAGATCAGGACGTTCTCCATCGTCCACAGCGGACTTTCAGGCGGCAGTGGCTCCTGCTCGAACACGTCGAGCGCCGCCGCGGAGAGGTGGCCGCTGCGCAACGCCGACACGAGGTCGTCGGTCACCATCAGCTCGCCCCGTCCGACATTGACGAACCGGGACCCCGGCTTCATGGCGGCGAACGCGCGCGCGTCGAACATGCCCTTGGTCTGCTCCGTCAGCGGTGCCACGGCCACCACGACGTCGACGTCGGCGACGTGGTCGGTGAGCTCCGCCGAGGAGACCACGGTGCCGAAGTCCGGGTCGTCCCGCCGGGCTCGACGTCCCGCCCCGGCGACCGACATGCCCACGGCCCGCAGCAGGCGGGCGACGGCCCGGCCGATCGGCCCGGTTCCGACGACGAGCGCCGAGGTGCCGGCGACGCGTTCGGTCTCGCGATGCCGCCACGTGCGTTGCTGTTGCAGGCGCAGCGAACCGGCGAAGTCCTTGGCGAACGCGATGACCAGGCCGAGGACGTACTCCGCGATCGCGGCGTCGAAGACCCCTCGCGAGTTGGTGAGCACGACGTCGCTGTCGCGCAGTTCCGGGAACATCACCGGGTCCACGCCCGCGCTGGCGATGTGCACCCAGCCGAGCGTGTCGGCCGCGGGCCACGCCGAGGGCAACGCCCGGGAGAGGAAGTCGTAGACGAACAGCGCGTCCGCACCGCGTAGGGCGTCGGGAAGGTCGGCGGCGGCGGCGTAACGAACCGTTGCCGCCCGTTCGATGGGTTCCATGTCCGGGGGACGCTGGTCGCCGCACAAAACGGCGAGAACCGGACGATCCGTGCCACTCACGTTGACACGGTATGAGGCAGTCGTATGATTGTCAACAATCCGAGGAGTCCCCCCGGAGACCCCTTCATGCAATGACGCCGTCGGAGGTCGACCCTTGGATTTCGCAGCACTGGACTTCCCCTCCTTCGACGGCCCACTCGCGCAGCGCGGTATCGGCGTGATCGCCCCGTTCGACCTCGCACTCGAACGGGAGCTCTGGCGCTGGGTACCCATGGAGGTCTCGCTTCACCTCGCCCGTACCCCGTACGAGCCGGTGCCCGTCAGCATGGAGATGGCGCACCTGGTCAGCAACTCGGCGCACCTCGCGGCCGCCACCCGCGACGTCCTCCACGTCGAGCCCGAGGTCGTCGCCTACCTGTGCACGTCGGGCAGCTTCGTGAACGGGGTCGACGCCGAGCGGTCACTGCGCAAGGTCATCTGCGACGCGGGTGCGGCCGAGGCCGTCACCACGTCCGGAGCACTCGCCGAGGTGCTGCGGCAGCTCGACCTGCGCCGGATCTCCGTGCTCACGCCCTACGACGCCGATCTCACCGCGCGACTGCACGACTTCCTGCAGGAGCTGGACGTCGACACCGTGGCCAGCGACCACCTCGGCCTCGGCGGTGGCATCTGGAAGGTCGGCTACCGGACGATCGTCGAGCACATTCTCGCCGCGGATCACTCCGCCGCCGAGGCGATCTTCATCAGTTGCACGAATCTCCCCACCTACGACGTCATCGAGCCGTTGGAGGCCGCGCTGCAGAAGCCGGTCCTCACCGCGAACCAGCTCACGATGTGGGCCTGCCTGCGGCGGATGGGCCTGCCGATCGTGGGCCCCGGCCGATGGCTGCGCGAAGTGTCCTGATTCTTCCAGTAGGATTGTCAACAATCCGCGTCAGGAGGTGCCCGTTGTCACCCAGCCAGCAGGACGCGGCCGTGTCGGTCGGTTTCATCTACCCGGACCACGCCGCCGAGGACGACTACCCCTACGCCGAGAAACTGCTCGGCGGCACGGCCCGACTCGCGGTGGAACACATCTACGGCACCGACCTGCACGCGGTGCCCGAGCTGCTCGACCTCGGCAGCCCGGCCCGCCTCGCGGAAGGCGCGGGCAAACTCGCTTTCCACGACCCCGCGGCGGTCGTGTGGGCCTGCACGAGCGGCAGCTTCGTGTACGGCTGGGACGGCGCTCACGAGCAGGTGGCCGCGCTCTCCGCGTCGGCCGGCGGACGCCCCGCCTCCAGCACGTCCTTCGCATTCGTCCGCGCCGCCGAGGCTCTGGGCGTGCGCACGGTGGCCGTCGCCGCGAGCTACCCCGACGACGTCGCCACACTCTTCGCCGACTTCCTCGGCCGCGGTGGCGTGGAGGTCGTCGGCCTGTCGAGTGCCGATATCGTCACGGCGGCCGAGGTGGGTCGGCTCTCCCCCGACGACGTGGTGGAGCTGATCGCGAGCCGCGACCACGACGATGCCGACGCGGTGCTCGTCCCCGACACGGCCATGCGCACCCTCGCTCTGATCGACGCGCTCGAACACCGCCTCGGCAAACCCGTCCTGACCGCCAACCAGGTGACCGTGTGGGAGGGGCTCCGGCTCGTCGGAGCGCTCGACACCTCCCCCGCCGTGCCCGGCCTGGGCACCCTGTTCCGAAGGAAAGGCATGTAGCCATGCTGGCCGACATCGCACCCGTCAGCAGGGAGTCGACGGCGTCGATCATCGCCCGACAGCTCCGAGACGCGATCATGAACGGCGCCCTTCCGCCGGGGACGCAACTCGGGGAGACGGAGCTGGCATCGCGTTTCGAGGTGTCGCGCGGGCCGCTGCGGGAGGCCATGCAGCGGCTGGTGTCGGAGGGGCTGCTGCGCAGCGAGCCCCACCGCGGCCTGTTCGTGATCGACCTCGAACCCGACGACGTCCACGACATCTACTGGGCGCGGTCGGCCATCGAGCGGGCGGCGGCCCAACGCGTGGTGCGCGGTCCGCACCGCGAGCAGGTCGCCGACGAGCTGGCGAAGGCGGTCACCACCATGGCCGAGGCCGACGAGCAGAACGATCCGACCGCGCTCATCGAAGCCGATCTGACGTTCCACGAGACGCTCATCGAGGCCTCCGGCAGCAGGCGTCTCGTGCGCATGGCCAGCACGTTGCTCATCGAGACGCGGATGTGCCTGTCGGCGCTGCAGCACACGTACCGGCGCAACTCCCAGCGTGCGGACGAGCGGGTCGCCGAACACAACCGCATCATCGAGGCCCTGCGACGCGGCGACGAAGAGCTGCTGATCACACTGTTGGAAGCGCACATGGAGGACGCCGTACGCCGGCTGGCGCCCGACAGGACCCTGGTGACGAAGCCGTCGACGCAGGAGTGAGCACGTCTCGGCGGCCGGACACCGCGCGCGATCCGGCCTAGTTGAGCCCCGCGATCGCACCGGTCGCCGTCGCGGCGGTGGCGCTGCCCAACGCGATGCCCCACCCCAGCGGCCCCAACGGCGTGC from the Saccharomonospora azurea NA-128 genome contains:
- a CDS encoding glutathione S-transferase family protein translates to MGIETDPETGQYHRAPNHFASRITADGRDGWPVEAGRYRLVVSRACPWASRALVVRRLLGLEHALSVAVADPIQDERSWRFTLDPDGRDPVLGIRFLGEAYAKADPGYSGGISVPAIVDIPSGKVVTNDYPQITLDLSTEWTAHQRPGAPDLYPEPLRAEIDEVNAVVHADVNAAVYEAGFATKQEAYEEAYDRLFARLDALSERLATQRYLVGDTITEADIRLFTTLVRFDAVYHGHFKCNRNKLTELPVLWAYARDLFQTPGFGDTVDFDHIKRHYYQVHGEINPTRIVPKGPDLSLWATPHGREELGGRPFGDGTPPPPPPAEETLPAQW
- a CDS encoding GntR family transcriptional regulator, translating into MLADIAPVSRESTASIIARQLRDAIMNGALPPGTQLGETELASRFEVSRGPLREAMQRLVSEGLLRSEPHRGLFVIDLEPDDVHDIYWARSAIERAAAQRVVRGPHREQVADELAKAVTTMAEADEQNDPTALIEADLTFHETLIEASGSRRLVRMASTLLIETRMCLSALQHTYRRNSQRADERVAEHNRIIEALRRGDEELLITLLEAHMEDAVRRLAPDRTLVTKPSTQE
- a CDS encoding MFS transporter — its product is MSAPLRAPLGHTAFRNLFLGRTAAETANAVAPVALAFAVLDLTGSAAMLGLVVAARSVANVVLVLFGGVLADRLPRAVILQGTELGAAASQALLAAAVLGEFATVPLLLVLSVVNGALAAMSLPAAASSTPQTVPSGLLTQANALVRVGANTGRITGAAAGGAVVGVSGPGWAMGANTVLFLLAALSYRGVRVGATRPDRTSTPLAELKAGWREFVSRRWVWLVATQFMIVNAVLAGCVAVLGPVVADQTIGRAAWGVVMAANMAGALVGGIVAARLRPRRALAVGVALIAVEAVPLVVLAQSPNLVLLVAAMFAAGIAVEQFVVSWDLSLQENIDENVLARVYSYDMLAGFVALPLGQVAAGPLAERFGEQATLIGGAVLLVLTTGLALLSRDVRSLERRVSPEDPPVDRSATG
- a CDS encoding maleate cis-trans isomerase family protein, whose amino-acid sequence is MSPSQQDAAVSVGFIYPDHAAEDDYPYAEKLLGGTARLAVEHIYGTDLHAVPELLDLGSPARLAEGAGKLAFHDPAAVVWACTSGSFVYGWDGAHEQVAALSASAGGRPASSTSFAFVRAAEALGVRTVAVAASYPDDVATLFADFLGRGGVEVVGLSSADIVTAAEVGRLSPDDVVELIASRDHDDADAVLVPDTAMRTLALIDALEHRLGKPVLTANQVTVWEGLRLVGALDTSPAVPGLGTLFRRKGM
- a CDS encoding maleate cis-trans isomerase family protein, which encodes MDFAALDFPSFDGPLAQRGIGVIAPFDLALERELWRWVPMEVSLHLARTPYEPVPVSMEMAHLVSNSAHLAAATRDVLHVEPEVVAYLCTSGSFVNGVDAERSLRKVICDAGAAEAVTTSGALAEVLRQLDLRRISVLTPYDADLTARLHDFLQELDVDTVASDHLGLGGGIWKVGYRTIVEHILAADHSAAEAIFISCTNLPTYDVIEPLEAALQKPVLTANQLTMWACLRRMGLPIVGPGRWLREVS
- a CDS encoding WS/DGAT/MGAT family O-acyltransferase; translated protein: MKPMPVTDSMFLALDTREHPMHVGGLALFTPPPDAGDDYLRLLREDLLTNSDVRDVFRLRPATPLHSLGYLSWTEDTNLELDYHFRHSALPSPGRIRELLELTSRWHSTPLDRHRPLWEVHLVEGLADGRFAFYNKIHHALMDGVSALRHLQSVLTDDPAARDCPPPWGTRRPPRDRVRPSPRPLALLRAGGRVLGDLAGLAPVTARVASEAFREHRLTLPLQAPRTMFNVAVGGARRFAAQSWEWERLGAVAHAAGVPRNDVVLAMCSAALRTYLLDRDALPDTSLVAMVPVSLRPRAGGETSGNRVGALLCDLGTTIADPADRLAVIHRAMADGKQLFGDLSPLQALALSALNVAPFAVAPLPGVVTHTRPAFNVVISNVPGPRTRLYWNGARLDGLYPASVLLDGLALNITTVTSGDTLDVGITGCRRSVPHLQRLLTHLEDGLNALERAVL
- a CDS encoding D-2-hydroxyacid dehydrogenase, whose product is MEPIERAATVRYAAAADLPDALRGADALFVYDFLSRALPSAWPAADTLGWVHIASAGVDPVMFPELRDSDVVLTNSRGVFDAAIAEYVLGLVIAFAKDFAGSLRLQQQRTWRHRETERVAGTSALVVGTGPIGRAVARLLRAVGMSVAGAGRRARRDDPDFGTVVSSAELTDHVADVDVVVAVAPLTEQTKGMFDARAFAAMKPGSRFVNVGRGELMVTDDLVSALRSGHLSAAALDVFEQEPLPPESPLWTMENVLISAHMSGDVVGWRDALVEVFADNFARWCEGRPLRNVVDKRLGYVPSMS
- a CDS encoding amidase translates to MSSMSMLTASELVAAYSSRELSPVEATRASLDVIAERDTDYRAFTLVDPEVALDAARSSEERWLQGNPIGWLDGVPSSLKDLFLTQGWPTLRGSLCIDRDQAWQVDSPVTARMREHGLVLLGKTTTPELGWKAVTDSPLDGITRNPWNPALTPGGSSGGSAVALATGMGELSVGTDGGGSVRIPASFCGVVGFKPTGGRIPLYPASPFGALAHAGPMARSVDDVALLLDVLAAPDHRDPAALPPPPGTYREAVRRDVRGLRVAYSADLGYVDVDPEIAQIVVSVVAKLSEAGLTVEDADPGFTDPADAFEVLWSTGAAKWLDSFPPDSEDRVDPGLREVWARGRTYSASDYLDATAERATLGIHMGEFHTRYDLLITPTMPIKPFEVGHDVPPGSGYESWPQWTRFTYPFNLTQQPAITVPAGFTSDRLPVGLQIVGPRHSDDLVLAVARLVEEINPWPTDRPAGLRG
- a CDS encoding ArsR/SmtB family transcription factor is translated as MTDGSSLDDLRVLAHPVRLRILSLLTGVAMSAAEIAREIGETQANVSYHLRRLHAAGLLDVEAEVRIRGGRAKRYRHCPESGPDFTERTRDEERVFITAMARELHRRSDALDTSERGSLTDAELWVDEQTWRRAVEKAHEIAKELHDAAKAPRAPGTRHVNATVALFPMADQ